A portion of the Malania oleifera isolate guangnan ecotype guangnan chromosome 3, ASM2987363v1, whole genome shotgun sequence genome contains these proteins:
- the LOC131151066 gene encoding acetate--CoA ligase CCL3: MLWAALLGAYIIFWLEIDIHLQSEREREREREMERDIDDLPKNDANYTALTPLWFLERAAVVHPERESVVHGSRRYTWLQTYRRCRRLASALSSRSITLGSTVAIIAPNIPALYEAHFGIPMSGAVVNAVNIRLNAPTIAFLLEHSSAAVVMVDQEFFPLAEEALKIWADKSKNNFRPPLLIVIADESCDPEGLKYALRKGAIEYEKFLETGDPEFPWRPPKDEWLSISLGYTSGTTSSPKGVVLSHRGAYLMALSAALIWGMNEGAVYLWTLPMFHCNGWCYPWSLAALCGTNICLRKVTAKAVYAAIATHGVTHFCAAPVVLNTIVNAAPNETICPLPRVVNVMTAGAAPPPSVLFSMSQRGFRVTHTYGLSETYGPSTVCAWKPEWDSLPPETQARLNARQGVRYIGVEGLDVVNTQTMESVPADGSTVGEIVMRGNLVMKGYLKNPKANKEAFANGWFHSGDLGVKNPDGYIEIKDRSKDIIISGGENISSVEIENALYTHPAVLEAAVVARPDEQWGESPCAFVTLKRGKDCSDEPRLAEDIMKFCKSKLPSYWIPKSVVFGPLPKTATGKVQKHLLRAKAKELGPVKMSRL; encoded by the exons ATGCTTTGGGCGGCTCTTTTAGGGGCATATATTATTTTTTGGCTCGAGATAGATATACACTTgcagagcgagagagagagagagagagagagagagatggagagagacaTCGACGATCTGCCGAAGAACGACGCGAACTACACAGCCCTTACTCCGCTGTGGTTTCTGGAGAGGGCGGCGGTGGTTCATCCGGAGAGAGAATCGGTGGTGCATGGCTCTCGCCGCTACACCTGGCTCCAGACTTACCGCCGATGTCGTCGCTTGGCTTCCGCTCTTAGCTCCCGCTCCATCACCCTGGGCTCCACG GTGGCAATAATTGCACCAAACATCCCTGCATTGTATGAGGCTCATTTTGGAATTCCGATGTCTGGTGCTGTGGTGAACGCTGTCAACATTCGTTTAAATGCTCCAACCATTGCATTCCTTCTAGAGCATTCATCAGCAGCAGTTGTAATGGTGGACCAAGAGTTTTTTCCTTTGGCAGAGGAAGCCTTGAAAATTTGGGCAGACAAAAGCAAAAACAATTTTAGGCCTCCGCTTCTGATTGTCATAGCTGATGAAAGCTGTGATCCTGAAGGCCTAAAATATGCTTTAAGAAAAGGGGCAATTGAATATGAGAAATTCCTTGAAACTGGTGACCCTGAATTTCCTTGGAGACCACCGAAGGATGAGTGGCTGAGTATTTCTTTGGGCTATACTTCTGGGACAACATCCAGTCCTAAGGGGGTGGTTTTGAGCCACCGAGGGGCATATCTCATGGCTTTGAGTGCTGCTCTTATATGGGGGATGAATGAAGGAGCTGTGTATCTGTGGACTCTGCCCATGTTCCATTGCAATGGTTGGTGTTACCCTTGGTCACTTGCCGCTCTCTGTGGAACAAACATATGCCTCAGAAAG GTCACAGCCAAAGCAGTATATGCAGCCATAGCCACCCATGGTGTAACTCACTTCTGTGCTGCACCTGTTGTTCTTAACACCATTGTCAATGCTGCACCAAATGAAACCATCTGCCCTCTGCCCCGAGTTGTTAATGTTATGACAGCTGGTGCTGCTCCGCCCCCTTCGGTTCTCTTTTCAATGTCCCAGCGTGGCTTTCGTGTAACACACACCTATGGGCTCTCCGAAACATATGGCCCTTCTACAGTTTGCGCATGGAAGCCCGAGTGGGATTCTCTACCCCCTGAAACCCAAGCCCGTCTCAATGCTCGTCAAGGCGTTCGGTACATAGGCGTGGAGGGCCTCGACGTTGTCAACACTCAAACCATGGAATCAGTCCCGGCTGATGGAAGCACGGTGGGAGAGATTGTGATGCGGGGCAATCTTGTAATGAAGGGCTACTTGAAGAACCCGAAAGCCAACAAGGAGGCTTTTGCAAATGGATGGTTCCACTCGGGGGACCTCGGAGTGAAGAATCCGGATGGGTATATTGAAATAAAGGACAGGTCGAAGGATATTATAATCTCTGGTGGTGAAAACATCAGTAGCGTGGAAATTGAAAATGCTCTGTACACTCACCCTGCAGTCTTGGAAGCAGCGGTGGTGGCGAGGCCGGATGAGCAGTGGGGAGAGTCACCCTGTGCTTTTGTGACGTTAAAGCGTGGAAAGGATTGCTCAGATGAACCTCGTTTGGCGGAAGATATAATGAAGTTTTGCAAGTCAAAACTTCCTTCTTACTGGATTCCAAAATCAGTGGTGTTTGGGCCATTGCCAAAGACGGCAACTGGGAAGGTACAGAAGCATTTGCTGAGGGCGAAGGCAAAGGAGTTGGGTCCTGTGAAGATGAGTAGGTTGTGA